From Pantoea sp. Ep11b, the proteins below share one genomic window:
- a CDS encoding carboxylate/amino acid/amine transporter: protein MFLLIITTILWAFSFSLIGEYLAGQVDSWFSVLMRLALAALVFLPFLRWRGYRPSTLLLYMLVGMLQLGVMYLLSFEAYLYLSVSEFLLFTVMTPLYVTLIYDLISRRPLRIGYIFSALLAVAGAAIIRYDKVSDHFWFGLLLVQLANICFAAGMVGYKRLQETRPMPQHTAFSWFYLGAVAIAVLAWSAWGNPQKLPTTSLQWGILVWLGVAASGLGYFMWNYGATQVDAGTLGIMNNMHVPAGLLVNLAIWQEKPHWPSFIAGALVIVASLWVHKRWVVGRRDR from the coding sequence GTGTTCTTACTGATCATTACCACTATTCTGTGGGCCTTTTCGTTCAGCCTGATTGGCGAATACCTCGCCGGTCAGGTGGACAGCTGGTTCTCTGTGCTGATGCGACTGGCGCTCGCTGCGCTGGTGTTTTTACCCTTTCTGCGCTGGCGCGGCTATCGGCCGTCAACGCTGCTGCTTTACATGCTGGTGGGGATGCTGCAGCTGGGCGTGATGTACCTGCTGAGTTTCGAAGCCTATCTCTACCTCAGCGTGTCGGAGTTCCTGCTGTTTACGGTGATGACGCCGCTCTATGTGACGCTGATTTATGACCTGATTAGTCGTCGTCCATTGCGCATCGGCTACATCTTCAGTGCGCTGCTGGCGGTGGCCGGGGCGGCGATTATCCGCTATGACAAAGTCAGCGATCATTTCTGGTTTGGTCTGCTGCTCGTGCAGCTCGCCAACATCTGCTTCGCGGCGGGAATGGTGGGGTATAAGCGTCTGCAGGAGACCCGGCCTATGCCGCAGCACACCGCCTTCTCCTGGTTTTATCTGGGCGCGGTCGCGATCGCGGTGCTCGCCTGGTCCGCCTGGGGTAATCCACAGAAATTGCCGACTACCTCGCTGCAGTGGGGCATTCTGGTCTGGCTGGGCGTGGCGGCGTCCGGGCTTGGCTATTTTATGTGGAACTACGGGGCGACGCAGGTCGATGCCGGCACGCTGGGCATCATGAACAATATGCACGTTCCCGCCGGACTGCTGGTCAATCTGGCTATCTGGCAGGAGAAACCGCACTGGCCGAGCTTTATTGCAGGCGCGCTGGTGATCGTCGCCTCGCTGTGGGTGCATAAGCGCTGGGTGGTGGGGCGGCGCGATCGATAA
- the metR gene encoding HTH-type transcriptional regulator MetR — MIELKHLRTLQALRNTGSLAAAAAQLHQTQSALSHQFSDLEQRLGFRLFVRKSQPLRFTPQGDILLQLAEQVLPQIQQALQACDEPHQTTLRVAIECHSCIQWLTPALDKFRQSWPQVVMDFKSGVTFDPQPALQQGELDVVLTSDILARSGLFYSPMFDFEVRLVLATDHPLAQLEQISPEDLADEVLMIYPVQRQRLDIWRHFLQPAGVSPALKNVDNTLLMIQMVSARMGIAALPHWVVESFEKQGLVVTRTLGEGLWSRLYAAVRDGEQRQPVLEAFIRFARQHACEHLPFVRDAARPGAVLQR; from the coding sequence ATGATCGAACTCAAGCACCTGCGGACGCTTCAGGCTCTGCGCAATACGGGATCGCTGGCTGCGGCAGCGGCCCAGCTCCATCAGACGCAATCGGCGTTGTCTCACCAGTTCAGCGATCTGGAGCAGCGTCTGGGATTCCGCCTGTTTGTGCGTAAAAGTCAGCCCCTGCGTTTTACCCCGCAGGGGGATATTCTGCTGCAACTGGCGGAGCAGGTGCTGCCACAGATCCAGCAGGCACTCCAGGCCTGCGACGAGCCGCATCAGACCACGCTGCGGGTCGCTATCGAGTGCCACAGCTGCATTCAGTGGCTGACCCCGGCGCTGGATAAATTCCGTCAGAGCTGGCCGCAGGTGGTGATGGATTTCAAATCGGGCGTGACCTTTGATCCTCAGCCCGCGCTGCAACAGGGTGAGCTGGATGTGGTACTGACCTCCGATATCCTGGCACGCTCGGGTCTGTTCTACTCGCCGATGTTTGATTTTGAGGTGCGGCTGGTGCTGGCAACGGATCATCCGCTGGCGCAGCTGGAGCAGATCTCACCGGAAGATCTGGCCGATGAGGTCCTGATGATCTACCCGGTCCAGCGTCAGCGTCTGGATATCTGGCGTCACTTCCTGCAGCCTGCTGGCGTCAGCCCGGCGCTGAAAAATGTGGATAACACGCTGCTGATGATTCAGATGGTTTCCGCGCGTATGGGCATTGCCGCGCTGCCGCACTGGGTGGTCGAGAGCTTTGAGAAGCAGGGGCTGGTCGTGACCCGCACGCTGGGCGAGGGTCTCTGGAGCCGCCTCTATGCCGCAGTGCGCGACGGCGAACAGCGCCAGCCGGTGCTGGAAGCCTTTATCCGCTTTGCCCGCCAGCACGCCTGTGAGCATCTGCCCTTTGTGCGCGATGCCGCGCGACCGGGCGCCGTGCTGCAGCGTTAA
- the glpT gene encoding glycerol-3-phosphate transporter, with protein MLSIFKPAPRQPQVAEDRIDPLYRRLRWQIFIGIFFGYAAYYLVRKNFALAMPYLVEQGFSRGDLGFALSGISIAYGFSKFIMGSVSDRSNPRVFLPAGLILAAAVMLIMGFVPWATSSIMVMFVLLFICGWFQGMGWPPCGRTMVHWWSQKERGRIVSVWNCAHNVGGGIPPLLFLLGMAWFNDWKAALYMPAFGAIAIAILAFALMRDTPQSCGLPPIEAYKNDYPPDYDASHEEELTAKQIFMKYVLPNKLLWYIALANVFVYLLRYGILDWSPTYLREVKHFTLDKSSWAYFLYEYAGIPGTLLCGWMSDKVFRGNRGATGVFFMTLVTIATVIYWLNPAGNPGVDMTCMIVIGFLIYGPVMLIGLHALELAPKKAAGTAAGFTGLFGYLGGSVAASAIVGYTVDYFGWDGGFMVMIAGCVLAVVLLLLTMVSEHKHKKHPA; from the coding sequence ATGCTGAGTATTTTTAAACCTGCACCACGTCAGCCGCAGGTGGCGGAGGATCGCATCGATCCTCTCTACCGTCGTCTGCGCTGGCAAATTTTCATCGGGATTTTTTTTGGTTATGCGGCCTACTATCTGGTCAGGAAAAACTTTGCGCTCGCCATGCCCTATCTGGTCGAGCAGGGTTTTTCACGCGGCGACCTGGGCTTTGCCCTGTCGGGCATTTCCATTGCCTACGGCTTCTCTAAGTTCATCATGGGATCCGTCTCTGACCGCTCGAATCCGCGCGTCTTTTTACCGGCCGGTCTGATTCTGGCCGCCGCCGTGATGCTGATCATGGGGTTCGTTCCCTGGGCCACCTCCAGCATCATGGTGATGTTCGTGCTGCTGTTTATCTGTGGCTGGTTCCAGGGCATGGGCTGGCCGCCCTGCGGACGCACCATGGTGCACTGGTGGTCGCAGAAGGAGCGCGGCAGAATCGTCTCGGTCTGGAACTGTGCGCATAACGTGGGCGGCGGTATTCCGCCGCTGCTGTTCCTGCTCGGGATGGCGTGGTTCAACGACTGGAAAGCGGCACTCTATATGCCTGCCTTCGGTGCCATTGCGATTGCGATTCTGGCCTTTGCGCTGATGCGCGATACCCCGCAATCCTGCGGTCTGCCCCCGATTGAGGCGTACAAAAACGACTATCCACCCGACTATGACGCCAGCCACGAAGAGGAGCTGACGGCCAAACAGATCTTCATGAAATATGTGCTGCCGAATAAGCTGCTGTGGTACATCGCGCTGGCCAACGTGTTTGTCTATCTGCTGCGTTACGGCATCCTCGACTGGTCGCCGACCTACCTGCGCGAGGTGAAACACTTCACGCTGGATAAGTCCTCGTGGGCCTACTTCCTGTATGAATATGCGGGGATTCCGGGGACGCTGCTCTGCGGCTGGATGTCAGATAAAGTCTTTCGCGGCAACCGTGGCGCGACCGGGGTCTTCTTTATGACGCTGGTGACCATCGCGACCGTGATCTACTGGCTCAATCCGGCGGGCAATCCCGGGGTCGATATGACCTGCATGATCGTGATTGGCTTCCTGATCTACGGCCCGGTAATGCTGATCGGCCTGCATGCGCTGGAGCTGGCACCGAAAAAAGCCGCAGGGACGGCGGCAGGCTTCACCGGCCTGTTCGGTTATCTGGGCGGCTCTGTCGCCGCCAGCGCCATCGTGGGCTATACCGTCGACTACTTCGGCTGGGACGGCGGCTTTATGGTGATGATTGCTGGCTGCGTGCTGGCGGTTGTCCTGCTGCTGCTGACCATGGTCAGCGAGCACAAACACAAAAAGCACCCTGCCTGA
- the yigL gene encoding sugar/pyridoxal phosphate phosphatase YigL, which translates to MYHIVASDLDGTLLSPEHRLTPFARETLQQLVAKQIHFIFATGRHHIDVGQMRDSLAIPAYMITSNGARVHNARGELVFSHNLDEDIASDLFGLQYHHSDILTHVYRDDEWFVSRSSPAEQDYFRESVFNYQVYEPGLLPTDNISKVFFTCENPEHLIPMEQAIEARWGDRVNVSFSLPTCLEVMAGGVSKGHALEAVAKQLGHSLENCIAFGDGMNDVEMLSMAGKGYIMQNAHQRLKDTLPELDVIGSNADDAVPQTLRTLYLA; encoded by the coding sequence ATGTATCACATCGTTGCATCCGATCTGGATGGCACGCTGCTCTCTCCCGAACATCGCCTGACCCCTTTTGCGCGTGAAACGCTGCAGCAGCTGGTCGCGAAACAGATTCACTTTATTTTCGCCACCGGTCGTCACCATATCGATGTGGGCCAGATGCGCGACAGCCTGGCGATTCCGGCCTATATGATCACCTCAAACGGCGCACGCGTACACAACGCCCGCGGTGAGCTGGTGTTCAGCCACAATCTGGATGAGGATATCGCCAGCGATCTGTTCGGCCTGCAATATCATCACAGCGATATCCTGACGCACGTTTATCGCGACGATGAGTGGTTTGTCAGCCGTTCCAGCCCGGCTGAGCAGGACTATTTCCGCGAGTCGGTGTTTAATTATCAGGTCTATGAGCCGGGTCTGCTGCCCACCGATAACATCAGCAAGGTCTTTTTCACCTGTGAAAATCCTGAGCATCTGATCCCGATGGAGCAGGCTATTGAAGCGCGCTGGGGCGACCGGGTGAATGTCAGCTTCTCGCTGCCGACCTGTCTGGAAGTGATGGCGGGCGGCGTGTCGAAAGGCCATGCGCTGGAAGCGGTCGCGAAACAGCTGGGCCACTCGCTGGAAAATTGCATCGCCTTTGGCGATGGCATGAATGACGTGGAAATGCTGAGCATGGCCGGAAAGGGCTATATCATGCAGAACGCGCATCAGCGGCTGAAAGATACGTTGCCGGAGCTGGATGTGATTGGTTCCAATGCCGATGACGCGGTGCCGCAGACGCTGCGCACGCTCTATCTGGCTTAA
- a CDS encoding DUF1456 family protein, translating to MTNNDILRSVRYMLNLSDAKMVEIFALAECDVPQTDIQAWLKKEDDAAFRPCPDVLMGYFLNGLIFYRRGKSEDAPAPSIERKMTNNIFMKKLRIAFDLKTTDIPEVLKRANFTVSQAEVGAIFRKPDHKNYRECGDQILRNFLKGLTMIQRPKSEKPA from the coding sequence ATGACTAACAACGATATTCTGCGCAGCGTGCGCTACATGCTTAACCTGAGCGATGCGAAAATGGTGGAAATTTTTGCGCTGGCAGAGTGCGACGTGCCGCAGACAGATATTCAGGCATGGCTGAAAAAAGAGGACGACGCCGCGTTTCGCCCCTGCCCCGACGTGCTGATGGGGTATTTCCTGAATGGCCTGATCTTCTACCGTCGCGGTAAAAGTGAAGATGCGCCTGCGCCATCGATTGAGCGCAAAATGACCAACAACATCTTCATGAAGAAGCTGCGCATCGCTTTCGATCTGAAAACCACCGACATTCCTGAGGTGCTGAAGCGCGCGAACTTTACGGTTTCGCAGGCCGAAGTCGGCGCGATTTTCCGCAAGCCTGACCATAAAAACTACCGCGAATGCGGCGATCAGATTCTGCGTAACTTCCTGAAAGGGCTGACGATGATTCAGCGCCCTAAGAGCGAGAAGCCTGCCTGA